Proteins encoded together in one Quercus lobata isolate SW786 chromosome 3, ValleyOak3.0 Primary Assembly, whole genome shotgun sequence window:
- the LOC115980664 gene encoding UPF0481 protein At3g47200-like, with translation MEVRSILDNEGHNEIEKRAQKVTCQKVPPTLRRNERSKDYFDPRVISFGPYHHGKPEFQEAEMLKTNVMLEFIANSSTSFVEFYSKVREINDYTRSCYVDGSTNKYSDDVFALMMLRDSCFILYVMENVVRNRWDKLGKIFGHHIGPFGSFYAFRDMILLENQVPFSLLILLMRLRYGDEKFGLRMIKPFACFIIWTINPEDVARDENKEPTARHLLECVYQEFTKAGDLDEKPHHCFNFCKTKPIKAKEIEDKYFVSAFRSVGDLKAKGVHFKPTTSSIALLEEKGKSISLRDVRFKSGFINAELKLPPLILSPSTITLYNNLVALEFCPPSDKDLAIASYFFLLNTLIDSVDDVKELSYKCILLNNLGSDEEVGKMLKEINSCGMHDFGIYRCVRRDIEEHCNSKIKTWLAEIIGKYFSNPWTALGFFTAVTVLALTILQAYYRINK, from the coding sequence ATGGAGGTTAGATCCATTTTGGACAATGAGGGTCACAACGAAATAGAAAAGAGAGCCCAAAAAGTCACTTGTCAGAAAGTCCCACCAACGttgagaagaaatgaaagaagtAAGGACTACTTTGATCCTAGGGTTATCTCTTTCGGTCCTTACCACCATGGCAAACCAGAATTCCAAGAAGCAGAGATGCTTAAAACTAATGTCATGTTGGAGTTTATTGCAAATTCTAGCACTTCATTTGTGGAATTTTACAGCAAGGTACGTGAAATAAATGACTACACTAGATCCTGTTATGTTGATGgttcaacaaataaatatagTGATGATGTGTTTGCACTGATGATGCTTCGAGACAGTTGTTTTATTCTATATGTAATGGAAAACGTGGTAAGAAATAGATGGGACAAGCTTGGTAAAATATTTGGTCATCATATAGGCCCCTTCGGAAGTTTTTATGCATTTAGAGACATGATTTTGCTAGAAAATCAAGTTCCTTTCTCACTGTTGATACTTTTGATGAGGCTTAGATATGGTGATGAAAAATTCGGACTAAGAATGATCAAGCCATTTGCTTGTTTCATAATTTGGACAATAAATCCAGAGGATGTTGCAAGAGACGAGAATAAGGAGCCCACAGCTCGTCATCTCCTTGAGTGTGTATATCAGGAATTCACCAAAGCTGGTGATCTAGATGAGAAACCTCATcattgtttcaatttttgtaaaacCAAGCCGATAAAAGCAAAGGAGATAGAggataaatattttgtttcgGCATTCCGCTCAGTTGGAGATCTTAAAGCCAAGGGGGTCCATTTCAAGCCTACCACTTCTAGTATTGCACTTTTAgaggaaaaaggaaaatcaatTTCTCTACGTGATGTTAGATTCAAATCTGGCTTCATCAATGCAGAGCTTAAGCTTCCCCCCCTAATCCTTTCTCCTTCTACAATAACACTGTATAACAACTTGGTAGCCTTAGAATTTTGTCCTCCTTCAGACAAGGATTTGGCTATTGCATCTTACTTCTTTTTACTGAATACACTCATTGACAGTGTTGACGATGTGAAAGAGTTGAGCTACAAGTGTATCCTTCTTAACAATTTAGGCAGTGATGAAGAGGTGGGTAAAATGCTTAAAGAGATAAACTCATGTGGGATGCATGATTTTGGCATTTACCGATGTGTTAGACGAGATATTGAAGAACACTGTAACAGCAAGATAAAGACCTGGTTGGCTGAAATAATTGGCAAATATTTTAGCAACCCATGGACTGCTCTTGGTTTCTTTACTGCAGTTACTGTCCTTGCTTTAACTATTCTGCAAGCTTACTACAGAATCAATAAGTGA